A window from Ignavibacteriota bacterium encodes these proteins:
- a CDS encoding sugar phosphate isomerase/epimerase — protein sequence MARPITLCTAQWADIPLEILAKKVSNWGYDGIELACWGDHMDVFRAAADKDYCDSQLEILRKNNLKLFAISNHLAGQLVCDLNNDDRSDGFAPKDCAGDAEKKRAWAVEAMKNSARAAKNLGINVVNGFTGSSIWHLLYSFPPVSPKTIEEGFSYFAKMWNPILDVFDECGVKFALEVHPTEIAFDIVTSQRAINAISGRKAFGFNFDPSHLHWQMVDPVVFIHEFSDRIYHVHMKDAARQLNGRTGILASHLDFGHKDRGWDFRSLGHGGVNFEEIIRALNHIGYNGPLSVEWEDSGMEREHGVKEAYEFVKKIDFQPSNIKFDAAFDEK from the coding sequence ATGGCTCGACCAATAACATTATGCACTGCACAATGGGCAGATATTCCTTTAGAAATATTGGCAAAAAAGGTTAGTAACTGGGGATATGATGGAATCGAACTAGCATGCTGGGGAGATCATATGGATGTTTTTCGTGCTGCAGCAGATAAAGATTATTGTGATTCTCAATTAGAAATTTTAAGAAAAAATAATTTAAAACTATTTGCAATCAGTAATCATCTTGCCGGACAATTAGTTTGTGATTTAAATAATGATGATCGCTCCGATGGTTTTGCTCCAAAGGATTGTGCCGGTGATGCAGAGAAAAAAAGAGCATGGGCCGTTGAAGCTATGAAAAATTCTGCACGAGCTGCTAAGAATTTAGGTATTAATGTTGTAAATGGATTTACAGGTTCATCAATTTGGCATTTGTTATATAGTTTTCCGCCGGTTTCTCCTAAAACAATTGAAGAAGGATTTTCCTACTTTGCGAAAATGTGGAATCCTATTCTTGATGTTTTTGATGAATGCGGAGTGAAATTTGCTCTCGAAGTTCATCCAACAGAAATTGCTTTTGATATTGTAACTTCTCAACGCGCTATTAATGCAATTAGTGGAAGAAAAGCATTTGGATTTAATTTTGATCCGAGTCATCTCCATTGGCAAATGGTTGATCCAGTTGTTTTTATTCACGAATTTTCGGACAGAATTTATCACGTTCATATGAAAGATGCAGCAAGGCAGTTAAATGGAAGAACTGGAATTTTAGCTTCACATTTGGATTTTGGACATAAAGATAGAGGCTGGGATTTTCGTTCTTTGGGTCACGGTGGAGTAAATTTTGAAGAAATTATTAGAGCATTAAATCATATTGGATATAATGGACCTTTATCTGTTGAGTGGGAAGATAGCGGAATGGAACGTGAACACGGTGTTAAGGAAGCTTATGAATTTGTTAAAAAAATAGATTTTCAGCCATCAAATATAAAGTTTGATGCAGCTTTTGATGAAAAATAA
- a CDS encoding glycosyltransferase — MIDISVIIPAYNESKKISKDIFAADEFFKSQKFTGEIIIVDDGSSDDTFQSAENCRIQINNYLLVIKLPTNIGKGGAIIEGIKNSKGKIIIYADSGLTVPFENAQMGIDLIKNAKCEIANGSRKMEGSNIIIEQDLNRKVISKIFGIAAKLFLKIPNYLTDTQCGFKVYKGDIARFLYPKLITQGFLFEIELILLAQNENYRILEFPVTWTCDKDSRLSINKSSKKIIKDFIVLYKKFISKKII; from the coding sequence ATGATAGATATTTCAGTAATAATTCCGGCATATAACGAAAGCAAAAAAATTTCTAAAGATATTTTTGCAGCAGATGAATTTTTTAAGTCGCAAAAATTTACTGGTGAAATTATTATTGTTGATGATGGAAGTTCCGATGACACTTTTCAATCCGCAGAAAATTGCAGAATCCAAATAAATAATTATTTATTGGTGATTAAACTACCGACCAATATTGGTAAGGGTGGCGCAATAATTGAAGGAATTAAAAATTCAAAAGGGAAAATTATTATTTATGCAGATTCTGGATTAACTGTTCCCTTTGAAAATGCCCAAATGGGAATTGATTTAATTAAAAATGCTAAATGTGAAATTGCAAACGGCTCAAGAAAAATGGAAGGTTCCAATATTATAATTGAGCAAGATTTAAATAGAAAAGTTATTTCGAAAATATTTGGAATTGCAGCAAAATTGTTTTTAAAAATCCCCAATTATCTAACGGATACTCAATGCGGGTTTAAAGTCTATAAAGGTGATATAGCAAGATTTTTATATCCAAAATTAATTACTCAAGGATTTTTATTTGAAATAGAATTAATTCTTTTAGCTCAAAACGAAAATTATAGAATTCTGGAATTTCCGGTTACGTGGACTTGCGATAAGGACAGCAGATTAAGTATTAATAAAAGTTCAAAAAAAATTATAAAAGATTTTATAGTCTTATATAAAAAATTTATCAGCAAAAAAATTATCTGA